The Brachypodium distachyon strain Bd21 chromosome 4, Brachypodium_distachyon_v3.0, whole genome shotgun sequence nucleotide sequence ATTGTAGGAAGCAACTGAATCAATCATCACCGAAGAGTGAGGAGTTCCAAGCGGCTAGCAACAAAATCAATCTTCTATATTCACCTATCAACCGTTGTGTTGTAATAAGACCTATTATCTTATGCAATTGTGTGAGACTTTGTGTGAGCTATGTAGTGCTATTGTCTGACTATTGTGAGACATTTGTGAGGATTATATTGAACTCATGTTATCCTGCTGTTCGCTGCTGTTATACTGTTGTTCGCTGCTGCTGTATAATGCTGTTTGCTGCTGTTATACTGCtatttgctgctgctgtacaCTGCTGTTATACTGTTGTTTGCTACTGTTGTATACTGTTGTTTGCTGCTATTATACTGCTGTTTACGGTGTACATTGCATGGATATGAATAATCCATGGATATCCGGATACCCGTGGATATGGATGTGGATATTGTTTTGGATCCACGGATATTTTCGTGGATGGATAGTTGGTTTGACgatagatatggatatggatatggatgtggTCCACCCGTCCAGACCCGCTACTCTTTCCTGCTACTTTCCCCCACGAGGCCATGGTGGCCTTTTGGGCGAGGAAGCACGGCCCACGCACTGCCATGCGACCAAATCATGGCCTAATCACACACAAATCTTCGCTACCTTCCAAACCCTCCCATCAATCGAAATCCCTATATACGTGCTGCAACCTCTCGATCGTCATCGCCTCCCATTCCGTTCCTGTTCCCAAAGCTCTCCCCTTCACGTGCCCAACTTCCAACCCAAACCTTGTGTTGCTACAACTACACGTAGTACCGAGTACCGACCGCTGCCATGTACAAGACATAGGAGCTAGCTAACTTTTACCTCTTCAAAGTTGAGAGCGACCCTGTGTGCGGAGCTAGCTAGGCATGGCATTGGAGGCCGGGGTGCGTTCACAGGCTGCTGGTCTCTTCGGTCGCTGCGACATGGCGGGAGCAGCTTGGAATCCATTCTGTGGAGGCTACGGGATGGTGGATTTGGACGGCGGGGAGTGCGCCTGGGACGCGGCCGCGTGCTCGTCGACGCTGCTGTCTCAAGGGTTGATCCATGAGGTCAGTATCAGTATCCCtgacgacgccgccgccgccgatcccTTGCTGCAGGGAGAGTGCTCCGGCGGTCGCGGGAAGGTGAACGCGGACGGCGCAGCAccggtgacggcggcggcgtcggggcggaggaagcggcggcggacgagggCGGCGAAGAACtgggaggaggtggagagcCAGCGGATGACCCACATTGCCGTCGAGCGCAACCGCCGCAAGCAGATGAACGACTACCTCGCCACGCTCCGCTCCCTCATGCCGCCCTCCTTCTCCCAAAGGGTAACATGCCACAAACACCTTTAATTTGGCTTCCCTTAGATTCTCGATTTCTCGTGCACGAACTAGATCGGGTACAGATTTGCTCTTTTGGCTGCTGTACGTGCAGGGTGATCAAGCGTCCATCGTTGGTGGTGCGATCAACTTCGTCAAGGAgctggagcagctgctccagTCGCTGGAGGCACACAAGCGGTCTTCGTCCCGGCGCCAATGCACGGCCGACCTCAACGAcgcatccccgccgccgccattcgCCAACTTCTTCACCTTCCCACAGTACTCGatgagcgccgccaccgtagcaccggcggcgccgcccacaACCAGTGACGAGGGCAACGTCGATGCGTCCGGATCATCAAAGCCGTCGGCGGTGGCCGACGTGGAGGTCACAATGGTGGAGAGCCACGCCAGCCTGCGAGTGCtggcccggcggcggcccaggcAGCTGCTGCGGCTAATAGTGGGCCTGCAGGCCCACCGGCTAACCGTGCTGCACCTCAACGTCACCAGCGCCGGCCACATGGCGCTCTACTCGCTCAACCTCAAGGTACACCTCACCTCACCTCACCAACCACACGTTCTTCCTGTCCATTAAACCCAATAAACAATTCCATCTACTAGCATCTGATAAGACTGATATGCATGAATATGGCTCTTAGTCCAAAGTTTACAGTGTCTCTCGGGTTAGCAATCTCACACTGTTTCAGTCTGGAACAAGCTGGTGCCTAGGTTTCCGTGCTTTTTGTATTTAGCATTGTCTTGGACAACACCGCCTCCAAATTTACCCCAtggtttttttaattactactccgtagAACCGTTGGTTAACTTTTCTAATGGGAACGTATAATGTGCATGGCCATTTCATCGTCAATGCATGCAGGTGGAAGACGATTGCCAACTTACCTCCGTGGATGACATCGCAACCGCGGCTCATCAGATCGTCGAGAAGATCCAACAAGAGCAGCATGGATGTACTCCTATCTTAGAGTAGCGCAACTTCAAGCCTGCGTCTGTGCCACACTTTAGTTATTCTAGCAACTTAATGTCGAATCAATGGACAAATTTGTTCATAGCATGTGATGCAGGCATGGTAGCTATGCACGTAATGCTTCGTAGGTTCAATAAGGATGTGCAATAATGATTAATTCCAGACCTTGAAAGCTCAAGGCAGAGAACAATTCCATGCAGGGTGGACATGACATTCCTGTGGCCTACCGTATTCCGTAGGATCAGGCACAATTGGCAGGTGCTGTTCCTCGACCTCTACCAGGGATTCTGTTCCCCTCGTGAAGCACCTGGCCTTCCCTGCCAAAACACCAAAAATACAGAAAAGAGCACAGAAGCCTTTTCGTTCCAAATTAACCTTATGATTCTTTATTTGGTTCGTTCAATACCGTAGTAACGCATTTATACCATCACTAGTATGCCATAATAAGCCCGTTTTTGTAAAGAAGAAAGAGCCTTTTAGGGAAGGGAGGCAGCAAAGCACAGATTTGAACATAAATCAGAGTGTCAGACACACGGCAAAACAACACAAGCTGTGTCATCTCATTGACCCAAGAAAAAGATTCTAGAACAGGGCGCTTTACCTCAATAGCCTTTTCCCATTTCTATGTAAGCATGATTGACCAAATAGTGAAAAGACCTGCACGAACATCTCATTTCCGTGATGCTCTTGCACCTGATTGATAGACCGACAGGACAAAACACATCCGCAGCTTGCTCTCATGCAGCGTGTCGTCTTCCTGCTTCAAAATGTTCTGCTCCAATCAATGTAGCATCGTTGGTAAAAACTAACAAGTGGAGTTACTTgagaataaaaataaacagcAGCACTAGTGGAGACACAATTCATCCAACAGTTTGAGTTAGGGAAAGATGTGCAACTCATTATCATATTtagtgtgcatgcatgtttccAAAAGTAAATAGTgtggatggatcatggatatGTACTAGTGTGTACACACGTGTAAGCACATGCATGTTAGTGTCCATATGTGGTATCGTCTCATCGTAGATTTGTTAATAATGGTCCATATGCTCAAAGACTGCCTTTTGCAGAAATAGGGGACAACAAAATTGGAGACGACATGGCTGGAAATATGCCAAAAACTGGTTGTATACGCCAAGATATGATTGACTATGGAGAAACTATCTCAACAGCAGACATGACATGCAAGATTGTTCCGTATTACTTAATTACTCTGTAGTAGAATAACAGCAGCTTAATACTATAACATAGTGAATGTGGACAACCAATATCAATGAACATGGCATAGATCACATGTTTACAAGAGCTTGTAGAAGGACCTACAGAGTTGAGGTCTTGTTCCATGAGTACATCAGGATGATGAGAACCACCTTAATGTTCTAACAAGTTCAACACTTGACCTCGCGGAATCGATACAACATTATCCAGAAAAGTACTAATCAACAGCGAATTAATAATATAGATCCTCATTAAGTGGAGTAAAAAATTAGCCCAATTCGACCGTTTGAGATATCAGTCACCGATGGACTCAGTTCAGATGGATTTGGCTCTTAAGAGTTAGCGGTACACCGGTTACATGTCAGTACAATTGTATTTTTGTAACTTCTATGACGGTAAATCCTCAGTAATCACTCACTGTGGGTAGCAGTTTGCAGCAATTTAGCAAAGCAGTCCAGTCCTGTCAACTCACAAAGAACACCCTGGTAAGATCAAAATGTAGTACCAGTAGAACGTTTACAAACCTTCAGAGAAACAGCTACCTGTAAGCGTCTTCAGGGAATTGGAACATTTGGGTACATAGTCACCGGTTAACCAGGACTTAATGTTCAGCCAGCCCGCTTAATCTTTGAGAATAAGCTGAATCTGGAAGAATTTAAGCTGAATCTGGAAGAACTCTGTAGACAGAAAGTGAAGGATCAGAAGCCACACCAACACTATGATACTTAGAAAGAAGCTTTCTTGGTTTTCAGAGACTTCATAGCGAGCGAGGTGCCTCCGAAGCTACTGTGTATTGAGTTATACAGGCATATAGACACATTTTGATCTCAACTTTCTATAATGGAAGGGCCTCATAGACATGGAAATATCTTGAAGAACAAAGGTAAAGAAGCTAATGCAACTAAGCACAAAGAGATAAAAGGCATATGTTCGTACAAACGCACGGAGTAGGATATCATCAACCAAAGTTTCCTGTGGGCAACTGCAGATCAGCAGCGATGAGCCCAATCAAATAGCAAATAAACAACATATAGACAGATTAACATATGTGCAATTTTGTTTGTCTTGATTCTTAATAAATAACTCTGCCTGAGGACAGGGACTGGGAAGAGAAAGAGGGAAGACAAGGATGGAGAAAGAGGATGAAAAGGGGGCATAAAGTCAGCATAAGTAAATTTTCAGTAGTTGGTGGGAAGAAAAGGTGAACCAACAGCAGAACCTCGGCAAAGCACCAATGGAAATCTAAAATATGCTGTCGGTTGCTGTAATTTTTTATCATGTAATACAATTAACTCTATGCTTTAGCTCTAGAACAAAAATGAGGTGCTTCGCACATCTACCAAGAAGGGAATTTGGAGGTACATATATGCTGAATAATAACTTTGAAGTTGTGATGAAGCTTCAACATATCAACAATTCAAATATCTTTTGGGCATCAACTGTGAAATTGGAATTTGGAAGCACTACCAACCAAAGAAAACTTGAACACCAATGTTTAACTAAGACAGTTAAAATTGATGTGACAATGTTTTTCTCCTCTATTACAACAAATGAATCATgtggtaattttttttgtctttaaGATGGTTTTCTTGATGAAACATCTTTTAGGTATTTGACAGGCAGAATGTTACATGTTCCCTCCAACTACATGTATGAATGTTCAGGCACATGCATGTGAACTGTAAGGTGAAATTTAGGAAGACGGTTATGAATTCTTAAGTAGTTTATAACCCAGAAACTTATGGATTCTTGGATGAGCAGATA carries:
- the LOC100837512 gene encoding transcription factor bHLH94 produces the protein MALEAGVRSQAAGLFGRCDMAGAAWNPFCGGYGMVDLDGGECAWDAAACSSTLLSQGLIHEVSISIPDDAAAADPLLQGECSGGRGKVNADGAAPVTAAASGRRKRRRTRAAKNWEEVESQRMTHIAVERNRRKQMNDYLATLRSLMPPSFSQRGDQASIVGGAINFVKELEQLLQSLEAHKRSSSRRQCTADLNDASPPPPFANFFTFPQYSMSAATVAPAAPPTTSDEGNVDASGSSKPSAVADVEVTMVESHASLRVLARRRPRQLLRLIVGLQAHRLTVLHLNVTSAGHMALYSLNLKVEDDCQLTSVDDIATAAHQIVEKIQQEQHGCTPILE